One Setaria viridis chromosome 5, Setaria_viridis_v4.0, whole genome shotgun sequence genomic region harbors:
- the LOC117854674 gene encoding serine/threonine-protein kinase-like protein At5g23170 translates to MKEFSYEEVEAATGGFAAKNLVGKGSHGSVYKARLWGWGGGRAAVVAVKRPSHAQGAAKLANEIAVLSAAPRHPGVVAFVGVAAHQPAPAAASEGSRGVSAPPPQLLLVMEYVPNGSLHDLLHRAPKPPPWPRRVEIALDVARAVQALHAAAPRVIIHRDVKSANVLLGRDGRARLADFSLAVRVAATAPKKAEDDEDEDDDEGSAGPAPAGTIGYLDPCYTEPGRLGPESDVFSFGVVLLELVSGRKVMDVNSCPSSIVAWAAPLIAGGRAREVLDPRVAAPRAARAEGAVARVLAVAARCVSESVERRPPMAEVVSELHGALESAGWRQRRRRGVVERACRCVASWGQRVGWSKRALRATKIECTEHSDSGVALDREGSPCTLPPHPNNDTIGALIK, encoded by the coding sequence ATGAAGGAGTTCTCGtacgaggaggtggaggcggcgacgggcgggttCGCGGCCAAGAACCTCGTGGGGAAGGGCAGCCATGGCAGCGTCTACAAGGCCAGGCTGTGGGGATGGGGAGGCGGCAGAGCGGCCGTCGTCGCTGTCAAGCGGCCGTCGCACGCGCAGGGGGCGGCCAAGCTCGCCAACGAGATCGCCGTGctctccgccgcgccgcgccacccgGGCGTCGTCGCCTTCGTCGGGGTCGCGGCCCaccagccggcgccggcggccgcgagtGAGGGGTCGAGGGGGgtgtcggcgccgccgccgcagctgctgcTCGTCATGGAGTACGTGCCCAACGGGTCGCTGCACGACCTGCTGCACCGGgcgccgaagccgccgccgtggccgcgccgcGTGGAGATCGCGTTGGACGTGGCGCGCGCCGTGCAGGCGCTgcacgccgcggcgccgcgcgtcATCATCCACCGGGACGTCAAGTCCGCCAACGTCCTTCTCGGCCGCGACGGCCGCGCTCGGCTCGCCGACTTCAGCCTCGCCGTCAGGGTCGCCGCTACCGCCCCCAAGAaggcggaggacgacgaggatgaggacgacgacgaaggcTCGGCGGGGCCTGCGCCGGCGGGCACGATCGGGTACCTGGACCCGTGCTACACGGAGCCCGGGCGTCTGGGCCCGGAGAGCGACGTGTTCAGCTTCGGCGTGGTGCTCCTGGAGCTCGTGAGCGGGCGCAAGGTGATGGACGTGAACTCCTGCCCGTCGTCCATCGTCGCCTGGGCCGCGCCGCTGatcgccggcgggcgggcgcgggaggTGCTCGACCCCAGggtggccgcgccgcgcgcggcgcgtgCCGAGGGCGCCGTCGCCCGCGTCCTCGCCGTGGCGGCGCGGTGCGTGTCGGAGAGCGTGGAGCGGCGGCCGCCCATGGCCGAGGTGGTGTCCGAGCTGCACGGCGCCCTCGAGAGCGCCGGgtggcgccagcgccgccgccgcggcgtggtCGAGCGGGCATGCAGGTGCGTCGCGTCCTGGGGTCAGCGCGTGGGGTGGAGCAAGAGGGCCCTGAGGGCGACCAAGATCGAGTGCACCGAGCACTCCGACAGCGGCGTCGCGCTCGATCGCGAGGGCTCGCCGTGCACTCTGCCGCCGCATCCGAACAACGACACGATCGGCGCACTCATCAAATGA